The genomic window CAGAAATGGCCAGTTGGAATCAACAAGGTTATTTCCAACCAGTTCTACAAATTTGTAGAGTTGATACATCTCTGGAACCATTAGGAATTAATGACAAGTTTATTACTCTAGGCGAATTATCTGGCTTAGtcaatgatttaataaatccATTTAATACATTCGATAATTTAGTAGCTCGTATGCCCATCGATTCACTGTCgaaaaataacaataagGAAGTGGTGAAGCAAGAGGAAAAATTAACTCTTCAGAAAGAGACAATGTCCAAGGttcttgaaaaatcattacAAACAAACACCAAATCTAAAACAAAATCGGAAGcgaaaaataaagaacCGTCGAAGAATGATAAAGAGATTCAAAAACCAGCCATTTCTGAGTCAGAAAAATATGCCCAAGCACTATTAGAAAGAGAAcataaaaagaaacaaaataaagCTGACATGGTTGCTAAACAATTATTAGCAGAGGAAGAAAAGAGGAAACAGAAGCAAAAGGCTGATCAGGAGCGGAAAAAGGATACTCAATTATTTTCTGCAGATCACAAGAACAATACTGATcaacaaaaggaaaaagtAATCCGTGCGACAGTCAATGGATCTGGGGAAGAGGATATTAAGAATCAGTCTTTGAATAAATGGTCTACTACGGCTACCACGACGAATCTAAAAAAAACTAATGACTTAACTTCATCTACTCCGgtggaagaaaaaatccATTCTACTACTACTTCCGCTCAACCAAAAATTAACTCAGAGTCACTAGAAAGCCTTCCAAGTAAATCACAATCTAAGAACGAAAAACCTGAAACCGAAGAATTTGATGTAAGCTTCattgaagaacaaaagaaaatttgggAATCTGTTAGACGTACTAGCAAACCTTCAAAAAATACAACGAAAGCCAGCAGTATCAATAATGCATGGACTACAGTCACATCTAAGGCTAAACCTACCTCAACAAAAGCACAATCAACTATTAATAAACCAACGATTGGCTCTTTCACAGTTAATCCAAATTTGAAAGCGAAAACAGTCGTTAGCGCTGCCAGTCCAGCAGCATCCAATGGAATCAATCCCGGAATTTCACCTCGTCAAGAATTCTTAAAATGGTGTAAATCtcaaatgaaattgaatcaagGAATTACCTCCAATACAGtattagaattattattgagTTTACCTTCAGGTCAAGAATCTAAAGAATTGATCGCAGAGACTATATATGCGAATAGTGCAGTTATGGATGGTAATAGATTTGCCACTGAATTCATCAAGAGACGTAATGAATGCGAGAAGCATCATCATGAGGATCCTTTGAGTTGGAACGAAGCTTTGGCGTTATCTGGGAACGATGATTCCGATTGGGAATTTCAAACTGTGAAAAAGAAAGGTAGAAAACATTAGAAAACTTTTGTAACTAAACTATATaacaaagaatatatatcattCGTCGACGGATGATTTTAATGACTTATTTATTAACCAAATTATACGCCACCTCACAAACTTTTATTAAGGTAACTTTTTGCATATATACTATGTGTTTTGATGAGACATTTTTTTAATCTTAAAGGTGAAAGGATCTATTCAATACTATGCtgtttaaaaaaaaatcactACAAtacattaatattattatgaaaaatagGTATATTCGTATCACTACTTAATTAACATACCGTtatcatctaatttcaaGTCCCATTCCTTGATAGAGACTTCTTTACGTTTAATAATAGCATCAAAACGTCTTTGCATAGCTTGGTTAAAGCAAATTTCTCTTGCATTTCCAACAAACAATTGAACCCACCCCGGTTGCAAAGCTTCAGCTTCTTGTATacaatctttaaattccaCTTCCATCAACttcatttcattttggAAACGTTGCCAATATTCTTCCCCGACGGACCCATTCTTATaaatcaattcaatttgTGGTTCTAGttctttcatcttcaaagaACGTCTGATTGCCTCAGCACCTCTATTCAAAAGAGCAGCTTTGATGACTTTTTCATGAACATCATCCattgatttgatttcaaaatataaatcCCTAGcgtcattttcatcaaaaatGGATGGTAATTCGGTACGTTTCTTAAGTTGGCTCTTCTTGTATTGAGatgcaaataataataaggaaatcaataatatagCACTGTATATTATCGGAGTATAGAATGAGAcgttttttaatatttcctCCATTTCTGGTTCTTGATTAAATTGTGTCCCGTTGAAATTCGTTCCATTTGTGTTGTTAGTGTAGGTACCATTGGAAGTAGTGTTGAAGGCGTCTTCAAAGGTTTCGTTAAAGGAAGACATTTTTTACGATTCTCGTAATAAATGTGATTCGATTACCTTGGTGGATATGCTTATTTATAAGAAAAGGCAGGTATGTAACCTTAGAATAAACAATTGACAATGTTTAGTTCTTTAACGATGAAGTGTTGTAAAGTTACGTATTTTCTAAGAATTTTTCCATACTcatagtttttttttaaagcGACTCGCTACGTATTTTATACGTAGATGAATATTACTTGGAAGAGAAGTGGACTTTGAAGTGGCAAATTCGGATATATGATCAAGAAGGGTTTGTATCTTAGATAATTAATCAATCGATCAACTAATCAATCAAGAAATCCAATACcaatattctatatatGTTAATTAGATTTAGAACGAAAGATGGGATGCAAAGAATTCCCTGTGAACCAACTGATTTATTTGGTACCTTAATGGACAAATTATTACCACATCTAAATCCCCGTGCAGATATCCAGTCATTTACTGTAGACGATAAACCTGGCTTATCTGGTAATCCAGTTTCTGAATTACTCAATCGTGATGTTACAGATTTAGGATTGAAGCATGGTGATATAGTTTATGTTAATTATAAAGAGAAGCAAGATGGTATTGCAGATGCAAATGGAAATGACAGTATGAAATCCTACCAATCGGGGAGTGTTAAACTTAATGGTGAAACTGTATCTATCCCTACAATGGAGAAGAAAAGTATCACGAAAGAGCTTccaattgatgaagaacTGGAGAAAGAAGATGGTTTAATTCCTCGACAGAGATCCTCCCTTTGTAAACATGGTGATAAGGGGATGTGCGAATATTGTTCGCCCTTACCACCTTGGGATAAAGAGTACCATGAGAAAAATAACATTAAGCacatttcatttcattcctacctaaagaaattgaatcaagCCACTAATAAGAAAGAATCAGGTAGTTCTTATATAGCGCCTTTAAGTCAACCCAACTTTAAAATTGACAAACATTGTTCCAATGGACACGAACCATGGCCACATGGAATTTGTTCGAAATGTCAACCTTCAGCAATCACATTAGAACAACAGTCATTTAGGATGGTTGATCATGTGGAATTCCAGAAAagttcattaattaatgaattcattgaatcCTGGAGATACACTGGTATGCAAAGGTTTGCCTTTATGTATGGTAGCTATGAAAAATACGATTCAACACCGTTAGGTATTAAAGCTATTATAGAAGCCATTTATGAACCACCACAACATGACGAACAAGATGGATTAACTCTCGATATAGAACAAACCAGACAAGAGATGGATGAAATCGATAAATTGGCTAAAACGATGGGACTTTCTCGTGTTGGTGTGATTTTCACAGACTTAACAGATGCAGGTAATGGTGATGGTTCTGTTTTCTGTAAAAGGCATAAGGATtcctttttcctttcatcGTTAGAAGTAATAATGGCTGCGAAGTACCAAAAGAGACATCCTAATGTTAGTAAATATAGTGAACAAGGTATATTTTCATCCAAATTCGTTACGTGTGTAGTCAGTGGTAATACAGAAGGGGAAATTGATATATCCAGTTACCAAGTTTCTACAGCAGCAGAGGCTCTAGTTGATGCTACCATGATCAGTGGATCTACACATCCATCAATGGCCTACATTAATGAAACTACAAACGATAGATATGTCCctgaaatattttatatgaagaagaatgaaTATGGATTAACtgttaaagaaaatgcAAAACCTGCTTTCCCCGTGGACTACCTATTAGTTTCATTGACCCATGGATTCCCCATAGATGATACCGTCAGTGGGAAATTCAGAACAATTCAAGGATTCCCATGGGCTAATAGACAATCTATGGGACAATCGCAAGATTATCAAGAgttgaagaaatatatatatcaatcTGCAATTGCCGGCGATTTCAATGTCTTGCATGATAGGATATCCAATTTCCATTTCCTATTGTATGTACATACGTTACAAATCTTATCTGAAGATGAATGGGCATTGCTGGTAATAGCAGCATCGAGCAAGACTGAGTTTGAAGAGCCATTGTTACAATTAGTATCTACTGCGGGATGGCAAACATTAGTGATGATTTTACAAGAGAGCTCATAGagatcatcatcatcatcatcatcatcatccagCAGTTATTGTTGTTCGAAGAAGTTTCTAGAAGGTTCTCTCCTCGTTCCTCGCTCCACTTATTGCGCGCGCgagttttcaatttgacGGCTCTTCTAGtctatataatatatcCCTTAAAATAACACACATATAGTTTCTTTATATAGACCCTGAAAATCTCATATAGTCTGATTCATCAGTAGTCTTTATAGATCCACAAACAATCTCTCAATTTGATACACATTGTTGAAATCGAGTAGactatttatttgttaagTATTTATATTGCAAAATACTcgaagaaataaataatttcacGTTTTAATACtatattaagaaaaaacaGCAAATATGAGCACACCATTTGGCTTAGATTTTGGTAATTCCACTTCTGTTCTAGCAGTTGCTAAGAATGGTGGTATTGATATTGTCGTTAATGAAGTCTCCAACCGTTCTACTCCCTCGCTGGTCGGTTTTGGTCCCAAGAATAGATATCTAGGTGAAACTGCCAAGACCAAAGAAACTTCAAACATTAAAAACACAGTAggtaatttgaaaagaatcATTGGTTTGAATTATGATGAACATGACCACgattttaaagaagaagctaAGTTTGCTACCTCCAAGTTAGTTAAGTTAGATGATGGGAAAGTTGGTGCCCAAGTGACATTAGCTGATGAAAGGAAGACTTTTTCTGCTGTTCAATTGTCGGGTATgcttttcaaaaaaatgaaaaacacGGTTGAAACTGAAATCAAATCACCAATTACTGACGTTTGTATTGCTGTTCCTGTTTGGTACTCTGAAGAACAACGTTATAGCGTTGCAGATGCTGCAAGAGTGGCTAACATGAATCCTGTCAGAATTGTTAATGATGTTACCGCAGCTGGTGTCTCATATGGTGTCTTTAAGACTGATTTACCTGAAGGTGATGCTAAACCAAGAATTGTCGCCTTTGTCGATATTGGCCATTCCGATTATACTTGTTCCATTATGGCTTTCAAAAAAGGTGAAATGAAAGTCTTAGCGACCGCATACGATAAACATTTTGGTGGTAGAGATTTCGATCGTGCAATTACTGAACGATTAGCCGATGAATTTTTAACTAAATATAAGATTGATATTAGATCAAATCCAAAGGCTTACAACAGAATCTTAGCGGcatctgaaaaattaaagaaggtCTTATCTGCTAACACAACAGCACCAATTTCTGTGGAGTCTGTCAtggatgatattgatgTGACCTCTCAAATGACTCGTGAGGAACTTGAAGAATTAGTTCAACCATTATTGAAACGTGTTACCGTTCCAATTTTACATGCTTTGAAGCAAGCTAAATTGAAAGCTGAAGATATCGACTTTGTTGAAATTATCGGTGGTACTACACGTATTCCAActttaaagaaatcaatttcTGATGCATTTGGAAAACCATTATCTTCGACCTTAAATCAAGATGAAGCCATTGCTAAAGGTGCCGCATTTATTTGTGCCATCCATTCCCCAACTATTAGAGTCAGACCATTCAAATTCGAGGATATTCATCCAAATTCTGTTACGTACACTTGGGATCAACAagtagaagatgaagatcGTTTAGAAGTGTTCCCATCGAATTCCACTTTCCCATCCACCAAAATGATCACGTTATATCGTACCGATAACTTTACGATGGGTGCAGAATACACTGATGTGAAACAAATCCCAAGTAAACATATTTCCAAAGACATCGCCAGCTGGGAAATTACCGGTGTTAAAGTACCCGAGGGACAAGATTCCATCCCAGTTaagatgaaattaagaTGTGATCCTTCCGGCTTCCATACCATTGAAGATGCTTACACTTTGgaagatattattgttaaagAAGCTATCCCATTACCAGATGATGCTCCTGAAGATGCTGAAGTACAGTACAAAGAAGTTAAGAAGACCGTAAAGAAAGATAACTTGAAAATTGAAGCACATACATTTAGTCTTGATGAAgctaaattgaatgaattaatcGAAGCAGAGAATGATATGTTTGCTCAAGATAAATTGGTCGCAGAAACTGAAGATCGTAAGAATGCATTAGaggaatatatttatactTTACGTTCTAAATTAGAAGGTGATTACTCTGAATTTGCctctgatgaagaaaaggaaaaactAACAGATATGCTAATGAAAACTGAAGATTGGCTATATGATGAAGGTGATGATTCTACTAAAGCTAAATATATTGCTaaatatgaagaattagCATCCTTAGGAAACATAATTAAGGGAAGATATATGGccaatgaagaagaaaaaagacAAGCATTAAGAgctaaagaagaagcagcAAAAGCTGCTGAAATGGCTGGAAAAATGGCCGCAGAAAGAGAAGCTAAAGCTAAAGCTGATGCTGAAGCGGGAAAAAAGGATAGTCCAAAAGAGCCACAACAAGAAGTAGATGCAGATGGTGATATTGATCTTGATTAGCCGTCCAAAGGAGCGTCAAAAGGTCGATACTCCAAATGTAcacaaattcaaaaatcaagaaacaaTAACTTGAAGACGTAATCTTCAAAACATAACACATTATACTATACTGATTAATCATTCTAAAAGATacgaatattattattaatattatagaTGTATATATTTCCTACGTAGTACAATATAGTCTAGATAATTTAATACTATGTAAGAATATATCTATTGGGTCTTTTTCTCATAGAGTGGTAAATCCTTAACAGATGGAAATAGTGCAACCTTTCTTTTCCATGGTCTTGACCTCGTGTAGCATTCGATGGAATCACTCAAACCAACATATTCCcaagaagaagttgaatATATCCAATCATCGATTTGCCATGAATCTTCTAACCACTTGTAATGGTCATCGACTTGCTCAAAACTCAACGGATTATTACAGTCTATATGCTCATTGccttcttgattttttacTATGGAGAATTGACCACGTTCATAAGGAAATAATTTAGTTAACCAACCCAAATGTAaccattttctttgattctCCCAGATtataatttccaaaatttttaatatcttgGGCTCTGCATTCTCATTCTCTTGGTCGAcgtgatgataatgatctAAATCTATGTACCAATCTTTAATAACGAAACTTTCATTAATACCAggttcttgttcttctctATGAGGTTGTCTATTATCTGTGTATTTGATTAATGTTTCTAGGTTAGTTACAGGAGCCCCACCAAAccattttttccaaattatatCATCCCAATGATATATATTCCTGACCAAAGTTATTCTCCAAATCAATTTTAACGTGTACTGTACCCAATCACAATGATAACATACGCTGGCAATAACACAGATGAGTACGTATTTCTGTATAGTGATTGATATCCATTTAATTAAAATCCACTGAATAACTGAagatattgttattatctTACATATTGAAGTTACGGAATATGATTTTCGTGAAGAGAAGAATGATTCTCTTTGTAAGATTcttaatttatttgttattgaatctatttgatttattatatcttcTATCGTTGGAGGATCTGctgttttcaaatcatgAAATAATGCCACAATGTAATATAGTATTGAAGTGCATAAGATGATCGTACTGACGAGTCCCAGCCATGCCGTTAATATATCATCGAATTTAAACCGTACCGtttcttgaagaaaatatttcatagATAAGAATATGAAGATGACGTAGTTGAAATAGTGATAATGGGTATTGTGTAACCATAGGATTCTATTGAGACAATTgtctattattattaggaATGGATAAATATTTGACATGGAGATTGTCATTATCGAAGGTATATACTTTTTTGAGGCCTTTATAGAGGTTGCTAACGGTATGGAAATTACTTGATCATGATGAGGGTGGATATCTGAGAATTTGGCATGGAATTCCttaccattattttcattgtcAAAAGTTGACATTGTCTATCGTTTTGGTGTTTCCTGCGTAGTTATaatgtatatttttgtGATCTACAAGGACTCTCTAAGAGAAGTCTAACTTAATCttattcatataatatcaaAACTTAATAGCTTCTTCCAGCTGAGGTGTTCAAATTGCCtgttttgttgttcttcttcttttacaCCTTTACTATTATTCTTCCTCATTAATCAGAGGCTTCGGGGTTAATAATTACAAATGCTTTAAGAGTAACTTTAACgtaagaagaagaataaataataataatcgATGGATTGAATAAGTGATGGGGAATGAACAAAAGGGAGCATGCGCAAGATgggtaataataaagagaaTAAATATGGTAGCAAGTTAATAAGGAAAAGACCCACCATTAAGACTTTATCACATAAGACTATCAAAAGCACGATATATGTTAAATCTAGTTCTCCATATATAAGTGTAGTGAAACGAGTTCACAAGTTCATTGAACAACTGAATAAGACCGGTAGGTCACCGTATGTGAGACTCATGGGGATAGGTAAAGCTGTTGAGAAGACTTTATCTATAGCGTGTCATTTCCAAGAAGAGAAGGGAAGACGAGTAGACGTGAAAACAATAAGTGTGGATGTCATCGATGAATTACAATATCAAGAAGATCAcgaagaacaagaagaagaaatagaaaacGATGAAGATAGAGAAACTGTATTGAAGAAACGATCTGTTAGTGGTGTAGAAGTTAAGATATATTTAGCTAATTAGCCATTTATGTATGGATGTAGTTTATAGATCATTAAAGCATTCCCTTTGTATAGTAGTAGTGctatttttgaaatatttttcattgtttAAAATACAATTTAGTGATTACGTTCGTAGAGATGACTCTAAGCAAGCTATACAAGAAGCAATTGCGAAACAGATATAACATAACAGGTTGGGAAAGCATTCAAGTATACGATCATTATCAACGTCGAATATATAAACCTGGGGCGTAATGGAAGAACAAATTAAGGAATGGAAAGCTACTAGAATAATTGGGATCATCGGTCTAGGTGATATGGGTTTACTATATGCCAATAAATTCTCAGAAGCTGGTTGGAATGTTGTATGTTGTGATAGAGAAGAATTCTATGaggaattgaaagataaaTACAAAGATGCTAAATTTTCGATTGTTTTAAACGGTCATTATGTCTCTAGAGTCAGTGATTATGTGATCTATAGTGTTGAAGCGGCAAACCTAGACAAAATTGTGTCATTATATGGACCATCGACTAAAGTAAAAGCGATTGTTGGTGGTCAAACAAGTTGTAAAAGCCCTGAAATTGCagcttttgaaaaatatttgcCTCCAGATGTTGATATCATAACGGTTCATTCTTTACATGGCCCCAAAGTCAACACAGAGGGTCAACCGTTAGTAATAATCAACCATAGATGTTCtgatgataaaaatttacAGTTTATCGAGAGTATTGTATCTTGtttgaaaagtaaacaTGTTTATTTAACGTTTGAAGAACACGATAGAATCACAGCTGATACTCAAGCTGTCACACATGCTGCATTTTTAAGTATGGGAGCTGCATGGGCTAAAGTTAAAGTTTATCCATGGACCCATGGTACAAATAAATGGTATGGTGGATTAGAGAATGTTAAAGTTAATATATCTTTACGAATTTATTCTAATAAATGGCATGTTTATGCTGGTTTAGCTATCACGAATCCTCATGctcatcatcaaattttaCAATATGCTACTAGTGCTACAGAATTATTCTCACTGTTTTTAGCTGGTAAGAGAGAAGAGGTGACAAAAAGATTATTAGAGGCAAAAAAATTCGTATTTGGTAACCATACGgggttattattactggATGATTTGATACTTGAACAGTATTCATTATCAAAGGGAATTTCTAATTCAGAGGGTTCAAACGACAATGAATCTAAAGATAAAACAAAGACTGTACCAAATTCACACCTATCATTACTGGCGATTGTAGATTCATGGTACCGTTTAGGTATAAATCCATATGATCACATGATTTGCTCTACTCCGTTATTTAGAATATTTTTAGGAGTTTCTGAATATCTATTCCTAGAACCGAATCTTTTAGAACAAACTATTGATGCAGCAATGAATGATCAATCGTTTAGAACGGATGATTTAGAATTCGTCATTGCTGCAAGGGAATGGAGTTCTATCGTTACTTTCCAAAGTTTTGATTTGTATGAAGAAAGGTTTGAACAAGTTCAAGAATTCTTCAAACCTATGTTTCCTGAAGCTAATAAGCTTGGTAATGAAATGATGAAAACTCTTTTAAGTCattcaaaataaatgaataaatgaGGGAAAAGAAGCttctatatttatataCAATATCTCTAGATTGTTTTATATTAGCCAGCTACACAGcacaagaaaaaatacgagaaaaagttattaatgaaaaatgcaaattttttttttaattttagttataatattatataggTTCTTTGGATAGTCCAAATAAAAGTCCATGTGGGAAAACATTTATGCTATTATGGGTTATGTATAAGATGATATgccttttcttcttctttcgtGATATGCATGTTATCTAATGTTTGAATCTTTTCTTGTGTGGATAGTCGTTTTCGTTTTCGTTTTCGTTTTCGTTTTCGTTTTCGTTTTCGTTCTCATTTGGAATAGGTTTATCTGATTCAATGGAATACCTTCTTTTCATTGAGGATTTTGCAGGTATTGTTGTATCACAAGCAAGAACATATTCTGTTGTACATAAATCGTTTGCATTATGGTTTGATGGAGATAAATGACatggataataattttcaagTAGGAATGGTTGCCTtgcttgttcttcttcttgctGTTGAACAAAATGAATAGATCTTCTGGATGAATATGTATAGTTGCTGGCCATAATCGAATTATTTGTTCTTGAAATGGAGTCAGCAAACCCTTTCACTATTTCGTAATCACCTGGTTGAAGAGTCCCCAAAAGTTCAGGGAATTGCAGTTTAAAATCTCTATACATAATACGATTCCATGCATACATTAATCTATGTTGGTGGGATCGTGGTTGTTCATTTGAATTAGGTTCATGTttgtaaaaaatattccatATTTTGTTGAGGAGATCATTGAATCCATAGTCCCTTAGTATATAATTAAGATGTGTCaatgatatatttctcTTCATGGGAAATACATTATTCGGCGTCATACAtttcataataatcatTGGATTTGTATCGTTATCATTCTCATCACCACCTATATAGAGTAATAGATATATTTCCGATGAGGTTACTGGATCTATGATAACTAAATGCCATAGATGTAAATTTGAATCCTGtggtttcaaataatatagcTGCTGATGTCTATCTGTCGCagttaaattattattcagACGCATAAACTGTTTCCAGTCTCTTAAAAGTCTTTTCGTTATGAAATGGCCCATTCGTTCTTGGTTGGTTTTTGTACTTggtattttcttcttttttctgGCTTTTTGgtattttgttcttttgttCTCAACCTTTCTTAGCAAAAACACCTCTTTTGAGTTAATATCCTCTATTTCGACGGGAAAAGTTCCTCTTTTGTCCTTAGTTTGACTTTCTTTTTGGcttgttattattggtgctgtttatatattcttggTAGTAATAACTCTATAAAAAAAGACTACTCTATAGAAAGAAggttttctttattttatacttttaatattttagaCCTAAGGCCTATTGTATAGGGTTGAGTTGGAATTAACATTAAACCCTATTTGATGAACCCTAAAAATGggaaaagtaaacaaacaaaattattagtTAAAGAACTTCAACTGACcaaatatacatatatacatataaatTTAGTCTAAATATGTAAAAGAAAAGACCATAGGGGAAAAAGTTCTTCTTCTCGACCAATAATGGAAACGATATCTAAACTTGGTCAAACATAATTGGAAATATGCCAACTCGAGATATCCTAGAACTCTCTAATCATTTCTTATCAGAAGAACCAAAGTCTCTTATAGAAGAACTACAAATTTTTAACAATAATGAGGGTCACGATATTATCTCCGATGAGGTAGAATTCCTTGAGAAAAACATATTGtcatcatttgaaaaatctacTTCACATCAAGATGGAATACCCGTAGATATTGACACCAAATCGGaattttcatcttcgtcCATCATAgataaacaagaaaagaaaaatattaaagagTCAACGAAAAGAGAAAGGAAACTTGCCATTTTGAactatatttttcattctaTGATTGGTAAAGATAAACTGGCGAAAATAATTATCCATTTATTATCGTTAATTGACATTTTAACTATTAAGAAGTTGTTACCATGGATAAATACTAGCTTATTCCCATTCAATGTCAAGATTCCTATATTACAACTTGAAAGGCAAAGACGATTAATTGCCGGATTGTTACGCAATTcacataataaaatatcgTCAATTGTGCCTGTTTTATCGACATTTAGGTACATTCTCCGATTAGGCCATTCCATTCCAAACTCAATAAAGTTGatggaaataataaaaagagtAACAAACAAGTCACAAAATGATCGAAAATTTAAACAACTTTTGCAAaatactttttttcttcgt from Naumovozyma dairenensis CBS 421 chromosome 3, complete genome includes these protein-coding regions:
- the PEX32 gene encoding Pex32p (similar to Saccharomyces cerevisiae PEX32 (YBR168W); ancestral locus Anc_8.592), which translates into the protein MSTFDNENNGKEFHAKFSDIHPHHDQVISIPLATSIKASKKYIPSIMTISMSNIYPFLIIIDNCLNRILWLHNTHYHYFNYVIFIFLSMKYFLQETVRFKFDDILTAWLGLVSTIILCTSILYYIVALFHDLKTADPPTIEDIINQIDSITNKLRILQRESFFSSRKSYSVTSICKIITISSVIQWILIKWISITIQKYVLICVIASVCYHCDWVQYTLKLIWRITLVRNIYHWDDIIWKKWFGGAPVTNLETLIKYTDNRQPHREEQEPGINESFVIKDWYIDLDHYHHVDQENENAEPKILKILEIIIWENQRKWLHLGWLTKLFPYERGQFSIVKNQEGNEHIDCNNPLSFEQVDDHYKWLEDSWQIDDWIYSTSSWEYVGLSDSIECYTRSRPWKRKVALFPSVKDLPLYEKKTQ
- the POP7 gene encoding ribonuclease P/MRP protein subunit POP7 (similar to Saccharomyces cerevisiae POP7 (YBR167C); ancestral locus Anc_8.593) translates to MRKMGNNKENKYGSKLIRKRPTIKTLSHKTIKSTIYVKSSSPYISVVKRVHKFIEQLNKTGRSPYVRLMGIGKAVEKTLSIACHFQEEKGRRVDVKTISVDVIDELQYQEDHEEQEEEIENDEDRETVLKKRSVSGVEVKIYLAN
- the TYR1 gene encoding prephenate dehydrogenase (NADP(+)) (similar to Saccharomyces cerevisiae TYR1 (YBR166C); ancestral locus Anc_8.595), with the protein product MEEQIKEWKATRIIGIIGLGDMGLLYANKFSEAGWNVVCCDREEFYEELKDKYKDAKFSIVLNGHYVSRVSDYVIYSVEAANLDKIVSLYGPSTKVKAIVGGQTSCKSPEIAAFEKYLPPDVDIITVHSLHGPKVNTEGQPLVIINHRCSDDKNLQFIESIVSCLKSKHVYLTFEEHDRITADTQAVTHAAFLSMGAAWAKVKVYPWTHGTNKWYGGLENVKVNISLRIYSNKWHVYAGLAITNPHAHHQILQYATSATELFSLFLAGKREEVTKRLLEAKKFVFGNHTGLLLLDDLILEQYSLSKGISNSEGSNDNESKDKTKTVPNSHLSLLAIVDSWYRLGINPYDHMICSTPLFRIFLGVSEYLFLEPNLLEQTIDAAMNDQSFRTDDLEFVIAAREWSSIVTFQSFDLYEERFEQVQEFFKPMFPEANKLGNEMMKTLLSHSK
- the UBS1 gene encoding Ubs1p (similar to Saccharomyces cerevisiae UBS1 (YBR165W); ancestral locus Anc_8.596), with the protein product MGHFITKRLLRDWKQFMRLNNNLTATDRHQQLYYLKPQDSNLHLWHLVIIDPVTSSEIYLLLYIGGDENDNDTNPMIIMKCMTPNNVFPMKRNISLTHLNYILRDYGFNDLLNKIWNIFYKHEPNSNEQPRSHQHRLMYAWNRIMYRDFKLQFPELLGTLQPGDYEIVKGFADSISRTNNSIMASNYTYSSRRSIHFVQQQEEEQARQPFLLENYYPCHLSPSNHNANDLCTTEYVLACDTTIPAKSSMKRRYSIESDKPIPNENENENENENENENENDYPHKKRFKH
- the NDAI0C05870 gene encoding uncharacterized protein (similar to Saccharomyces cerevisiae PEX25 (YPL112C) and PEX27 (YOR193W); ancestral locus Anc_8.601), with translation MPTRDILELSNHFLSEEPKSLIEELQIFNNNEGHDIISDEVEFLEKNILSSFEKSTSHQDGIPVDIDTKSEFSSSSIIDKQEKKNIKESTKRERKLAILNYIFHSMIGKDKLAKIIIHLLSLIDILTIKKLLPWINTSLFPFNVKIPILQLERQRRLIAGLLRNSHNKISSIVPVLSTFRYILRLGHSIPNSIKLMEIIKRVTNKSQNDRKFKQLLQNTFFLRGLIDAYFTIFDELILLFDKFKVLRSLRKLFPRYKLIIGFLRLNHTIAWQLDIIYNLVHSITQLQRIKRNLFILDLESTIRKAIIKDSLQNGVDTVIKNILSQLLLDLDNTGSNGKNSMVKRLMKGKRLIYMELLRLFLDGCANTIHILALTNSKSIRHSVPYNLLSLTSGIVGLLKLFGNVSERMSFSSPESSHQAVEEITK